From a region of the Desulfobacterales bacterium genome:
- a CDS encoding glycosyltransferase family 4 protein, translating to MKLLLVTREYPPFVKGGMCRVAEYLVRGAHRHGIDLTLIANHPGWGKFVERTNTITIYRVPSFGSTFLTQLPFFGYHASVLVQKLQQNFDVIYSNYTPLFGKFKRPLVAGFVATRYGEYVGCRETGKPVHALLNRLYIPLDRRLVKKADGIIVNSRDLVHEINWLGGETKRVSYVPIGIDTDIFRPVKPRVFTSEVKKILCVGRLDSRKGIDSLLKAFKALIRDVSARLIIVGDGPERQNLLKLADGLSIPVDFLGMVPYADLPQIY from the coding sequence ATGAAACTTCTTCTTGTCACCCGGGAGTATCCGCCATTTGTTAAGGGCGGTATGTGTAGGGTGGCTGAATATCTGGTCAGGGGTGCTCACCGCCATGGGATCGATTTAACCCTTATCGCGAACCATCCGGGATGGGGAAAATTTGTTGAGCGGACAAACACGATTACGATTTATCGTGTTCCATCCTTTGGTTCAACCTTCCTGACGCAGCTACCCTTCTTTGGCTATCATGCCTCTGTTCTGGTTCAAAAGCTGCAGCAGAATTTTGACGTAATCTATTCCAACTATACGCCTCTATTCGGTAAGTTCAAAAGGCCATTGGTTGCCGGTTTTGTCGCAACCCGCTATGGCGAGTACGTCGGCTGTAGAGAAACCGGAAAACCGGTACATGCTTTGCTCAACCGGCTTTACATCCCGCTGGACAGACGGCTTGTAAAAAAAGCGGACGGCATCATTGTCAATTCACGAGATCTGGTTCACGAAATCAACTGGCTCGGAGGTGAGACAAAACGGGTTTCATATGTTCCCATCGGAATCGATACAGATATTTTCAGACCTGTGAAACCCAGGGTGTTTACTTCAGAGGTTAAAAAAATTCTCTGTGTCGGCCGGCTCGATTCCAGAAAGGGGATTGATTCTTTATTGAAGGCGTTCAAAGCGCTGATAAGGGATGTTTCGGCAAGATTGATTATCGTCGGGGACGGACCCGAAAGGCAGAACCTTTTGAAATTGGCTGATGGGTTATCAATCCCCGTGGATTTTTTAGGAATGGTTCCCTATGCGGATCTGCCCCAAATATACAA
- a CDS encoding NAD-dependent epimerase/dehydratase family protein — protein sequence MRHCCVIGGTGFIGSHVVNKLSLRQMQVTVIGRKPIPTRALPKTVRYAAGNFGDKHFLLDALRGVDEIVHLGYLTVPKTSYDDPVKDILNNLPAMVILLETAILAGVKKFVFVSTGGAIYGKCREIPIKEDHPTQPISPYGISKLTTEKYAEMFSQIKSLPVICIRPANAYGEGQKPNEEQGFIINAIAAILRRQSITVFGKTGTVRDYIHVDDVAEGIIAASTSGKLNSCYNIGSGVGRNNNDILAALYPFAKSVGLEPKVKRLPLRPFDVPFNVLDSTKLIEETGWKSQISFEEGIRRTWDWCYQKHKKGEL from the coding sequence ATGAGGCATTGCTGTGTAATCGGCGGAACTGGTTTTATCGGTTCCCACGTAGTAAATAAATTAAGTTTGAGACAAATGCAAGTAACGGTAATCGGCAGAAAACCGATTCCTACGCGGGCGCTTCCAAAAACCGTTCGCTATGCCGCCGGCAATTTCGGCGATAAACACTTTTTGCTGGACGCCCTTCGGGGTGTTGACGAAATTGTTCACCTGGGTTACCTCACGGTTCCAAAAACAAGCTATGATGATCCGGTTAAGGATATTCTCAATAATCTGCCTGCAATGGTGATCCTTCTCGAAACAGCTATTCTTGCAGGTGTGAAAAAGTTTGTTTTTGTCTCGACGGGCGGCGCCATATACGGGAAATGTCGGGAAATTCCAATAAAAGAAGACCATCCGACCCAACCGATATCTCCATATGGGATCAGCAAACTGACTACTGAAAAGTATGCCGAGATGTTCAGCCAGATAAAATCACTGCCGGTTATTTGCATCAGACCGGCCAACGCTTATGGCGAAGGGCAAAAACCCAATGAGGAGCAGGGCTTTATCATCAATGCCATCGCCGCCATTTTACGGCGGCAGAGTATAACTGTTTTTGGTAAAACCGGGACCGTCAGAGATTATATTCATGTCGATGATGTTGCAGAAGGTATCATTGCGGCATCGACGTCCGGCAAACTGAACTCATGCTATAATATCGGCAGCGGCGTTGGAAGAAATAACAATGATATCCTTGCCGCCCTCTACCCGTTTGCCAAATCCGTCGGACTTGAACCAAAAGTCAAAAGGTTGCCGCTTCGGCCATTTGATGTCCCGTTTAATGTACTTGACAGCACAAAACTGATCGAAGAAACCGGATGGAAATCACAGATTTCTTTTGAAGAAGGGATCCGGAGGACGTGGGACTGGTGTTATCAAAAGCATAAAAAGGGCGAATTATAA